The Crocosphaera subtropica ATCC 51142 genome includes a window with the following:
- a CDS encoding SinI family restriction endonuclease, translated as MEFNQAMAQTIAENTAITEDERSLIVSFTEVCCFLSDNPIFLSWRGKKKPSVFNDEGLNILAQKYFDGYRKSDFPAIPQTVPDEIVSVVMQVAYGYSEEQCNQIKLEHQHSMCAENCVGALLERYLDSVLRSNGWHWCCGNFVKAIDFIRRNDDGTWLPLQIKNRDNSENSSSSAIRNGTPIQKWFRSFSKTGKTNWDNLPPSMQGYSLNEQGFINFVRQYLDEEKRHRNYQK; from the coding sequence GTGGAATTCAATCAAGCAATGGCTCAGACAATTGCAGAAAATACTGCAATAACAGAAGATGAGAGAAGCCTAATTGTATCATTTACTGAAGTATGTTGTTTTCTCTCAGATAACCCAATATTTTTATCTTGGAGAGGTAAAAAAAAGCCTTCTGTCTTTAATGATGAAGGATTAAATATATTGGCTCAAAAATATTTTGATGGTTATAGAAAGTCCGATTTTCCAGCAATACCACAAACAGTCCCTGATGAAATCGTTAGCGTTGTTATGCAAGTGGCTTATGGATATAGCGAAGAACAGTGTAATCAAATCAAACTTGAGCATCAACATTCAATGTGTGCAGAAAACTGTGTTGGTGCGCTTTTGGAAAGATATCTTGACTCGGTACTTCGCTCAAATGGTTGGCATTGGTGTTGTGGAAATTTTGTCAAAGCAATTGATTTTATTCGCCGAAATGATGATGGAACATGGTTACCCTTGCAGATAAAGAATAGAGATAACTCAGAAAACTCTTCGAGTAGTGCTATTCGGAATGGAACTCCAATTCAAAAATGGTTTCGGTCATTTTCTAAAACTGGAAAAACTAATTGGGATAATCTTCCACCATCAATGCAGGGTTATTCTTTGAATGAACAAGGTTTTATAAATTTTGTGAGGCAATATTTAGATGAAGAAAAAAGACACAGAAATTATCAAAAGTAA
- a CDS encoding DNA cytosine methyltransferase yields MGTKITVREAASILKLTEQYVRTLCRNRLLHSQKIGRMWLIEEESMLQYGLRTAHYVAEDHTIYNNQKSRPIAISFFSGAMGLDIGIEQAGFDIKLACEIDKYCRQTIALNKPNIALVGDINSCSADDILSYAGLTRSDDIDLIVGGPPCQAFSTAGKRNGLNDNRGNIFLTYLTIIFDIRPKYFVIENVRGLLSCPLKHRPHNMRGTEFPNLTFDELPGGALNFVLSLVRNNGYSFSFNLYNSANFGTPQIRERVVIICSRNGEKPPFLIPTHSEKGQYGLKKWKTFRQATKGIDKHHHLTFPEKRLKYYKMLSEGQNWKSLPKNLQKEALGKSYYAGGGKTGFLRRLSWNKPSPTLVTHPAMPATDLAHPQENRPLSIEEYKRIQEFPDDWQLAGPLIQQYKQIGNAVPISLGKAVGLLIMKLLNQENIPDYSNFSFSRYKNTSDTEWQTKFESTSSNL; encoded by the coding sequence ATGGGTACCAAAATTACAGTTCGAGAAGCAGCTTCTATTCTAAAACTTACTGAACAGTATGTTCGGACTCTTTGTCGAAATAGGCTACTTCACTCTCAAAAGATTGGAAGAATGTGGCTTATTGAAGAAGAAAGTATGTTGCAGTATGGGCTAAGGACAGCACACTATGTTGCAGAAGATCATACAATTTACAACAATCAAAAAAGTAGACCCATTGCAATTAGCTTTTTTTCTGGAGCAATGGGTTTAGATATAGGAATAGAACAAGCAGGTTTTGATATAAAATTAGCTTGTGAAATTGATAAATATTGTCGTCAAACTATTGCCTTAAATAAGCCTAATATAGCTTTAGTTGGAGATATAAATAGTTGTTCAGCAGATGATATTCTTTCGTATGCAGGGTTAACTCGTTCGGATGATATTGATTTAATTGTTGGAGGTCCTCCTTGTCAAGCATTTAGCACCGCAGGAAAAAGAAATGGATTAAACGATAATAGAGGAAATATATTTCTCACTTACCTAACTATTATTTTTGATATTCGACCCAAATATTTTGTCATTGAAAATGTCCGTGGACTATTATCTTGTCCCCTAAAACATAGACCTCATAATATGAGAGGGACAGAGTTTCCCAATTTAACTTTTGACGAGCTTCCAGGTGGTGCTTTAAATTTTGTCCTTAGCCTTGTGAGAAACAATGGCTATTCGTTCTCATTTAATCTGTACAACAGCGCAAATTTTGGAACACCTCAAATAAGAGAACGAGTTGTCATAATCTGTTCAAGAAATGGAGAAAAACCTCCATTTTTAATACCGACTCACTCAGAAAAGGGACAATATGGACTTAAAAAATGGAAAACATTTAGACAAGCAACAAAAGGAATTGATAAGCATCATCACTTAACATTTCCTGAAAAGCGATTAAAGTATTACAAAATGCTTTCAGAAGGACAAAACTGGAAGTCTTTACCTAAAAATTTACAAAAAGAAGCACTAGGAAAATCTTACTATGCAGGTGGTGGAAAAACAGGTTTTCTGCGTCGACTTTCATGGAATAAACCATCTCCTACTCTAGTAACTCATCCCGCTATGCCTGCCACCGACTTAGCTCATCCACAAGAGAATAGACCTCTATCTATCGAAGAGTATAAAAGAATACAAGAATTTCCTGATGACTGGCAATTGGCTGGCCCTCTTATTCAACAATATAAACAAATAGGGAATGCTGTACCCATAAGTTTGGGGAAAGCAGTAGGCTTATTAATAATGAAACTTTTAAATCAGGAGAATATTCCAGATTATTCTAATTTTAGTTTTTCAAGATATAAAAATACTAGCGATACAGAATGGCAAACCAAGTTTGAAAGTACATCTTCTAATTTATGA
- the ffh gene encoding signal recognition particle protein — translation MFDALADRLEDAWKKLRGQDKITEANMQDALKEVRRALLEADVNLQVVKTFIADVEKAAIGAEVIAGVNPGQQLIKIVYDELVKVMGESNVPLAQAENAPTVILMAGLQGTGKTTATAKLALYLRKQQRTALMVATDIYRPAAIDQLVTLGEQIEVPVFELGNQANPVDIATQGVEKAKEMGIDTVIIDTAGRLQIDEEMMLELARVKKAVNPDDTLLVVDAMTGQEAANLTRTFHDQIGVTGAILTKMDGDTRGGAALSVRQISGQPIKFVGVGEKVEALQPFYPDRMASRILSMGDVLTLVEKAQEEIDLSDVEQMQSKILEAKFDFNDFLKQMRLMKNMGSFGSILKMIPGMNKLSTKDIEKGEGELKRTEAMISSMTLEERKNPDILAKSPSRRRRIAQGSGHPEAEVSKLIKNFTRMRGMMQQMGQGGMPAMPGMGGGMPGMGGGMPGMGGMFGQSAPPGFRGYGGGKKKKAKKNKKKKGFGNL, via the coding sequence ATGTTTGATGCTCTCGCCGATCGCTTAGAAGACGCTTGGAAAAAATTACGGGGTCAAGATAAGATCACCGAAGCCAATATGCAAGATGCTTTAAAAGAGGTGCGTCGGGCCCTCTTAGAAGCAGACGTTAACCTGCAAGTGGTTAAAACCTTCATTGCAGATGTGGAAAAAGCTGCGATCGGTGCAGAAGTGATCGCCGGGGTCAACCCTGGCCAACAATTGATCAAAATTGTCTACGATGAATTAGTCAAAGTGATGGGGGAAAGTAACGTTCCTCTAGCACAGGCAGAAAATGCTCCCACCGTCATTTTAATGGCCGGGTTACAAGGAACAGGTAAAACTACCGCTACCGCTAAACTTGCCCTATATTTGCGTAAACAACAACGAACTGCTTTGATGGTAGCCACGGATATCTATCGTCCGGCTGCGATCGATCAGTTGGTCACCCTCGGCGAACAAATAGAGGTTCCTGTTTTTGAACTCGGAAACCAGGCCAACCCCGTTGATATTGCCACCCAAGGGGTCGAAAAAGCCAAAGAAATGGGCATTGATACGGTTATTATTGACACCGCCGGGCGACTGCAAATAGACGAAGAGATGATGTTAGAGTTAGCCCGTGTCAAAAAAGCGGTTAACCCTGATGATACTTTGCTCGTTGTCGATGCTATGACGGGACAAGAAGCAGCTAACCTTACCCGTACTTTTCACGACCAAATTGGGGTTACAGGAGCCATTTTAACCAAAATGGACGGGGACACCAGAGGGGGTGCAGCCCTGTCTGTACGCCAAATATCGGGGCAACCCATTAAATTTGTGGGGGTTGGGGAAAAAGTCGAAGCCTTACAACCCTTTTATCCCGATCGCATGGCTTCCCGTATTTTGAGTATGGGGGATGTCTTAACCTTAGTTGAAAAGGCACAAGAAGAGATTGATCTGTCCGATGTCGAACAGATGCAGTCGAAGATTTTAGAAGCAAAATTCGACTTTAACGACTTCCTCAAACAAATGCGCCTAATGAAAAATATGGGGTCCTTTGGCAGCATTTTAAAGATGATTCCGGGGATGAATAAACTGAGTACCAAGGATATTGAAAAAGGAGAAGGGGAACTCAAACGTACCGAAGCCATGATCAGTTCGATGACCCTAGAAGAACGGAAAAACCCTGATATATTAGCAAAATCTCCCAGTCGTCGCCGTCGTATTGCTCAAGGTTCTGGGCATCCTGAAGCAGAAGTCAGTAAACTAATTAAGAATTTCACCCGTATGCGGGGGATGATGCAGCAAATGGGACAAGGGGGAATGCCAGCGATGCCAGGAATGGGTGGCGGAATGCCAGGAATGGGCGGTGGAATGCCAGGAATGGGCGGAATGTTTGGTCAAAGCGCACCCCCAGGATTTCGGGGTTATGGGGGTGGTAAAAAGAAAAAAGCCAAGAAAAACAAGAAAAAGAAAGGGTTTGGCAATTTATAG